The Vigna unguiculata cultivar IT97K-499-35 chromosome 6, ASM411807v1, whole genome shotgun sequence genome contains a region encoding:
- the LOC114187356 gene encoding xylogen-like protein 11, giving the protein MTTTTVTITLLLALACCAASAPSPAPETAAAPTPGVDSCFMALTNMSDCLTFVEEGSNLTKPDTGCCPGLAGLIDSNPICLCDLLGKPDAIGIKIDLNRALKLPSICNVSTPPVSACSAVGVPVSLPPSISDGSLPPSIAPEAGSPSNNAASSPGPDHAGGPGPSSSDASTSPTGSKNGVSAIKASAMINFIFGISTLFVSSFF; this is encoded by the exons ATGACCACAACCACTGTCACCATCACTTTACTCCTTGCACTGGCTTGTTGTGCCGCATCTGCGCCATCTCCGGCACCGGAAACCGCCGCGGCTCCGACGCCGGGAGTGGATAGCTGCTTCATGGCACTAACAAACATGTCAGATTGCCTTACCTTTGTGGAAGAAGGGAGTAATTTGACGAAGCCGGATACAGGGTGCTGCCCTGGGTTGGCAGGGTTGATTGATAGCAACCCCATTTGTTTGTGTGATTTGCTTGGTAAACCTGACGCTATTGGAATCAAGATTGATTTGAACAGAGCCTTGAAGCTACCTTCTATTTGTAACGTTTCTACTCCCCCTGTTAGCGCCTGTTCAG CTGTAGGAGTCCCCGTGTCTTTACCTCCATCAATTAGTGACGGTTCTCTTCCACCAA GTATAGCACCAGAAGCTGGTAGTCCATCAAATAATGCTGCTTCTAGTCCTGGTCCTG atcaTGCAGGTGGTCCAGGGCCTTCTTCTTCAGATGCTTCTACAAGCCCTACTGGAAGCAAAAATGGAGTTTCAGCCATAAAAGCCTCTGCTATGATAAACTTCATTTTTGGAATCTCTACTCTCTTTGTCTCTTCATTCTTCTGA